The sequence ACGACAAACCATCGGCGACGGACGGCGAACTCAGCGATCCCTCTCAACAGTACTCCCGCTCAACGTCTGGCAACCATCGAAACAACGGAGCATCGACGGTTGTATCCGGATCAAGTGCAGTTTTACACATGCATTCGGCCGGTCGGCCGTTGGAAGGCCAAGAGTGACGAGCATCCTGCCGGCCGCCGGCCGGGCGCGGTCATCGTCCGCGAGCCCCCAGGCCCCCGCGAACGGCCGGCCGGCCGGGGGCGGCACCATCTCGGCCGTGGAGACGAAGGCTGACGAAATGGCCGACGGGACAGCCGACGACGGTCTGGTGACGGCGGTTCGGGCGGCGCTCGCCGCCGCGGCCGATCAGGCGAAGGCGCCGGGTATGCAGGCGTACATGAAGTCGGCGATGCCGTACCTCGGCGTGCCGAAGCCGATCCGGGAACGCGCGCTTCGCCCCGTTTTCACCGCGCGGACACTTCCGGACCCGGCGAGCTGGACGGCCACCGTCCTCGCGTTGTGGCGGCACGCGGAGTATCGGGAGGAGCGGTACGCGGCCATTGACCTGACCGGCCACCGTGCCTACCGCGCCTACCAGCGACCCGCCACGCTGGGCATGTACGAGGAGATGATCACGACCGGCGCGTGGTGGGACTACGTGGACGAGATCGCCTCCCGCCGGGTCGGGCCGCTGCTCGCCGCCGAGCCCGCCGTGATCCGTCCCGTGATGCTGGCCTGGAGCCGCGACGGCGACCTCTGGCGACGCCGGACGTCGATCATCTGCCAGCTGTCGTTCAAGGCCGCGACCGACCTGGGGCTGCTCTACGCCTGCATCGACGCCAACCTCGATGACCGGGACTTCTTTGTCCGCAAGGCGATCGGCTGGGCGCTGCGCCAGTACGCCTGGACGGACCCGGCCGAGGTCCGTCGCTTCGTCACCGCCCGCGGCGACGCGCTGTCACCGCTTTCCCGTCGCGAGGCCCTGAAGAACATCGGCTAGCCCGGTCCCGCGCCGAGGGGTGCGGCGCCTGCGTGCGATCAGGCCGTACGCGCTGCGCGACAGCCGGCACCGGGCCAGCCTGGCCAGTCACTCCCTGCGGGCGGGCAGCACGGCCCATCCGTCATCGCTTCGTCCCAGGACCGCGGGCAGTAGTCCGTAGGGGTCAGGATGAACGCCGTGAACGAAGCTCATTAGCTCCAGCCGAACCGGGGCAAGGCGCAGCAACACGAAGTCGTCGCCGCGAGGCCCGTCCGGGAAAAATGCCTCCAGCCCCTCCCGCCACCTCGCCACCCGCTCCTCCTCTGCGTGGACCAGGGAGCTGGTCGCCTGAACGGCGACGTAGGCGAAGGCGGCACGGTCCTCAACCGCAAAGCACACCTGAGCGTTGTCCGCGACCTCGGCCGCCTTACGGGACCGCGGGCTGGTCCCGATCCACACCGTGGCGTCGTCCTCCACCGCGAGGTGCTGGACGAGGCGGGTATGCGGTACACCGCCGGCGACCGTGGTGAGAAACCCATACGGATTGCGCCGTAGAAGGTCCAGCGCCGTCCTGGCCAGTTCGTGGGCATCCACCGTCAGCACGCCAGCAGGTTACGGCCCCTCGCCAACCACGGTCACGGTGCGACGACCGGTCCTCTCGGTCTACGGAGCCTCCAGCGCGACGACCGCGCCGCCCGGGACCCGACTCGGTGACCCCCATGGGCTCCGGGCGGGTCACGACCCGATCCCGCCGCCCTCCAGCGTGCGATCCAGTCGCCTGCTTTCCGCGTCGCTGGACCGCCACTTCTACCAGCCGCCCGGGCACCCACCGCGAGTGCCCATATTCTCACCGCGCAGGGGCGGCGTGACCGGACTCGATTGTGCGACGGTTACCAGTCAGTCACCGGGCTGTCGCCGGTCCGACCGATGAGCCACGGCAGGATTGTCGGTCTTCCCTGCTACCGTTCGATCGCCTGATGTGATCTTCCAAGGCAGGGGAGCCTAGTGCGCCGGATCGCAGAGTTCGTGCTTCACCATCGTCGACTTGTACTGGTCAGTTGGCTCGTTGTCGTGGTCGCGGGCATCGCGCTGACCGGCCAGACCAACAGCCGTCTCGTCATTGACTTCTCGTTGCCTGGACAACCGGGTACCGAAACCGCCAACCAGATCGACTCCGAGTTCCACTCGGGCGGCAAAACCGCGCCGTATGTGGTGACCATCACAATGCCGGCGAGCCAGGTCGTATCCGGGCAGGAATCCGCCATCGGACAGGCGTTCGCCGCGGTGCAGCAGAAGGTGCCGCAGACCCGGGTGGTCGACG is a genomic window of Pseudofrankia inefficax containing:
- a CDS encoding DNA alkylation repair protein — protein: MADGTADDGLVTAVRAALAAAADQAKAPGMQAYMKSAMPYLGVPKPIRERALRPVFTARTLPDPASWTATVLALWRHAEYREERYAAIDLTGHRAYRAYQRPATLGMYEEMITTGAWWDYVDEIASRRVGPLLAAEPAVIRPVMLAWSRDGDLWRRRTSIICQLSFKAATDLGLLYACIDANLDDRDFFVRKAIGWALRQYAWTDPAEVRRFVTARGDALSPLSRREALKNIG
- a CDS encoding pyridoxamine 5'-phosphate oxidase family protein produces the protein MLTVDAHELARTALDLLRRNPYGFLTTVAGGVPHTRLVQHLAVEDDATVWIGTSPRSRKAAEVADNAQVCFAVEDRAAFAYVAVQATSSLVHAEEERVARWREGLEAFFPDGPRGDDFVLLRLAPVRLELMSFVHGVHPDPYGLLPAVLGRSDDGWAVLPARRE